A part of Prolixibacteraceae bacterium genomic DNA contains:
- a CDS encoding isoprenyl transferase: MSLKSQLNESNIPRHVAIIMDGNGRWAKKQGNDRSFGHEQGVESVRAALEASVEIGLEFITLYAFSTENWNRPKEEVQALMQLLVQAIAMETPTLLKQNIRLTTIGDVASLPEETRDKLQECIDVTSQNDGLTLVLALSYSGRWEIVDATKKIAEQVKEGKLQIEDIDEDLFGTSLNTSNIPDPELLIRTSGEYRLSNFLLWQLAYSEFYFSEVLWPDFRKQDLVDALKDYQSRERRFGKISEQINK, translated from the coding sequence ATGAGTTTAAAAAGTCAGTTAAATGAGAGTAATATCCCACGCCATGTTGCAATCATCATGGATGGTAATGGACGATGGGCAAAAAAGCAGGGGAACGACAGATCCTTTGGACACGAGCAAGGTGTGGAATCCGTTCGAGCAGCATTGGAAGCAAGTGTTGAGATTGGACTAGAGTTTATTACACTATATGCTTTTTCAACAGAGAATTGGAACCGTCCAAAAGAGGAAGTTCAAGCCTTAATGCAATTGTTAGTACAGGCTATTGCAATGGAGACGCCTACTTTGTTAAAACAAAATATAAGACTGACAACTATTGGTGATGTAGCGAGTTTACCAGAGGAGACCAGAGATAAATTACAAGAGTGTATTGATGTAACATCTCAGAATGATGGACTAACTTTGGTTTTGGCATTGAGTTATAGCGGACGATGGGAGATTGTGGATGCCACAAAGAAAATTGCAGAGCAAGTAAAAGAAGGAAAACTTCAAATCGAAGATATTGATGAAGACCTATTTGGCACTTCATTAAACACAAGCAATATTCCAGATCCAGAACTATTAATACGTACAAGTGGAGAATATCGTTTAAGTAATTTTTTACTATGGCAATTGGCATACAGTGAGTTCTACTTCTCTGAAGTGCTATGGCCCGATTTTCGTAAACAAGATTTAGTCGATGCCCTAAAAGACTATCAGTCACGAGAGAGACGTTTTGGTAAAATTAGCGAACAAATCAATAAATAA
- a CDS encoding CBS domain-containing protein produces MIAKDLLEVDIPTLSEVDNGLKALSLMESVRITDLPVIQGMNYIGLISENGVLELNDMESSFESLRMQFIRPHVHKDEHLFEILGLMFRFRISILPVLDDQHRYIGSIRRDTVLEHFCDLATVKDPGALLVLEMPITDYSLTEISQIVESNNAKVLSLFVTKSESNNSIMWVTIKVNVMDVSSIVATFERYTYKIKGVYNDDSRVNDLYHDRFEEFMKYLDF; encoded by the coding sequence TTGATTGCAAAAGATTTATTAGAAGTGGACATTCCAACTTTATCGGAGGTGGATAATGGACTAAAAGCACTATCCTTAATGGAGTCGGTGCGTATTACGGACCTACCCGTAATACAAGGGATGAATTATATTGGCCTCATCTCAGAGAATGGAGTCTTAGAATTAAATGATATGGAGTCATCCTTTGAGTCCTTACGAATGCAATTTATTCGACCGCATGTACATAAAGATGAACATCTATTTGAGATTTTGGGTTTGATGTTTCGTTTTCGAATAAGTATATTGCCCGTTTTAGACGATCAACATAGATATATTGGGTCGATTCGACGAGATACAGTATTAGAGCACTTCTGTGATTTGGCTACAGTAAAAGATCCTGGAGCGTTGTTGGTATTGGAGATGCCGATAACAGACTATTCACTCACAGAGATATCTCAAATTGTAGAGAGCAATAATGCAAAAGTATTGTCACTATTTGTAACAAAAAGTGAATCTAACAACTCAATTATGTGGGTCACCATCAAAGTGAATGTGATGGATGTCTCCTCGATTGTCGCAACATTTGAACGATATACTTACAAAATTAAAGGTGTTTACAATGATGACTCAAGAGTCAATGATCTGTACCATGATCGTTTTGAAGAGTTCATGAAATATCTTGATTTTTAA
- the murI gene encoding glutamate racemase: MGPIGVFDSGYGGLTVLKSIVDVLPKYDYLYLGDNARNPYGSRSFEVIYQYTKEAVDYLFSQGCELVILACNTASAKALRTIQQNDLHRWGPNKRVLGVIRPSVEYVIESSRTGVIGVLGTEGTVKSESYPLEISKFSLKRNMEVFQQACPMWVPLIENQSIHTSGAAFFVTKNVEELLQQSANIDTILLGCTHYPLIKPIIELNIPNYITVLSQGDLVAESLKSYLERHTWMDSQCSKNGVVSFLTTESSTLFDERATQFYGEQVNSQQIVLG, translated from the coding sequence ATGGGGCCAATTGGAGTATTTGATTCGGGTTATGGTGGATTAACTGTTTTAAAGTCTATCGTAGATGTATTACCTAAATATGATTATCTATACTTGGGAGACAATGCTAGAAATCCATATGGTTCTCGTTCGTTCGAGGTTATCTACCAATACACCAAGGAAGCTGTTGATTATCTTTTCTCCCAAGGATGTGAATTAGTAATTCTGGCCTGCAATACTGCCAGTGCGAAAGCACTTCGAACCATTCAACAGAACGATCTTCATCGTTGGGGTCCTAATAAGAGAGTATTAGGGGTAATCCGTCCGAGTGTGGAGTATGTGATAGAATCTAGCAGAACTGGTGTAATAGGAGTTCTTGGGACAGAAGGAACCGTAAAATCAGAATCGTATCCATTAGAGATCTCAAAATTTTCTTTAAAAAGAAATATGGAGGTATTTCAACAAGCATGCCCGATGTGGGTTCCTTTAATAGAGAATCAAAGTATTCACACATCAGGAGCAGCATTTTTTGTAACAAAAAATGTAGAAGAGTTATTACAGCAATCCGCTAATATTGACACCATCCTATTGGGATGTACCCACTACCCGTTAATTAAGCCTATTATAGAGCTCAACATCCCCAACTACATTACGGTGTTATCACAAGGAGATCTTGTCGCAGAGAGCCTTAAATCGTATCTAGAGAGACATACATGGATGGACTCACAATGTTCAAAGAATGGAGTAGTATCTTTCTTGACCACTGAATCTTCGACTCTTTTTGATGAGAGAGCTACCCAATTCTATGGAGAACAGGTAAATTCTCAACAAATTGTATTGGGTTAA
- a CDS encoding OmpH family outer membrane protein, with protein sequence MKNALRTLVLFFVLFAGSVSAQTKIGHINFQQLLSVMPERAAATKQMETHGKNLENQLAELQKDFQTKLAEYQKASTTMTDIVRSTKEGELRDMQQRIQTFQQAAQQDVQKKQQELFQPILEKAQTAVKKVAKEQGMTYVLDTSTGVVLYQSNESIDILPLVKVALGIK encoded by the coding sequence ATGAAAAACGCATTGAGAACGTTAGTTCTATTTTTTGTTCTTTTCGCTGGATCGGTTTCAGCGCAAACTAAGATTGGGCATATTAATTTCCAACAGTTGTTAAGTGTGATGCCAGAGAGAGCAGCCGCAACAAAACAGATGGAGACTCATGGTAAGAATTTGGAAAATCAATTGGCTGAATTGCAGAAAGATTTCCAAACGAAATTGGCTGAATACCAAAAAGCAAGTACAACCATGACAGATATTGTTCGCTCTACGAAAGAGGGTGAATTGAGAGATATGCAACAACGTATTCAAACTTTCCAGCAAGCAGCTCAACAAGATGTTCAAAAGAAACAACAAGAATTGTTCCAACCTATTCTAGAGAAAGCTCAAACTGCAGTGAAGAAAGTAGCAAAAGAGCAAGGAATGACTTATGTATTGGATACTAGTACTGGTGTTGTATTGTATCAATCAAACGAAAGCATTGATATTTTACCTCTAGTAAAAGTTGCTTTAGGTATTAAATAA
- a CDS encoding Crp/Fnr family transcriptional regulator, protein MMEQVLQKTMLFKGIPESEIADILNGSRYRVTKFTKESLIAHAGDPIEEMIILMDGTLEGAMLDLAGNKLKIELLNGPMLIAAAFVYGKKNRFPVNLLAKTDGRLLRIDKKSFTQLLTTQSQLLINYLNIISNKAQFLTEKITFLSFKTIRQKLAFFLLKRGQNEIELKESQSALAELFGVTRPSLARTIGELTSNNIILWERKKVVILDLQALKDILME, encoded by the coding sequence ATGATGGAACAAGTACTGCAAAAGACCATGTTATTTAAAGGTATTCCAGAATCAGAGATTGCTGATATCCTGAATGGTTCAAGATACCGAGTAACGAAATTTACTAAAGAGAGTTTGATTGCCCATGCTGGAGATCCTATCGAAGAGATGATCATTCTTATGGATGGTACCTTAGAGGGTGCGATGTTAGATCTAGCTGGAAATAAATTAAAAATAGAGCTTTTAAATGGTCCAATGCTGATTGCTGCAGCTTTTGTTTATGGTAAGAAAAATAGATTTCCTGTAAATTTACTAGCTAAAACAGATGGCAGATTACTTCGTATTGATAAAAAATCTTTTACTCAATTGTTGACAACACAGTCACAACTTTTAATCAATTACCTAAATATTATTTCGAATAAAGCCCAATTTCTGACGGAAAAGATCACATTCCTCTCTTTTAAGACAATTAGACAAAAACTCGCTTTTTTTCTGTTGAAGAGAGGTCAAAATGAGATTGAACTAAAGGAGTCTCAATCTGCACTTGCAGAACTGTTTGGTGTGACACGTCCTTCTTTAGCAAGAACTATTGGCGAGCTTACTTCAAATAACATCATTTTATGGGAGAGAAAAAAAGTCGTTATATTAGATCTTCAAGCTTTGAAAGATATTCTAATGGAGTAG
- a CDS encoding OmpH family outer membrane protein, protein MKKIILSFLLLVATTFGLYAQKVAYVDSHYILDNIPAFHSAKEQLNKASKGYQEELDKIHQEIEKMRSELKTESILLTPDMIKRRKDVIITKQKSYESLQKKYFGKEGSIFKKRKSLIKPIQDDIFNALQRIAEEGSYAIIMDKALQGNIIFSDPKYDLSDVVLERLGYKN, encoded by the coding sequence ATGAAGAAGATAATTCTATCGTTTTTATTGCTTGTTGCCACTACATTTGGTTTATATGCACAGAAAGTTGCCTATGTAGACAGTCATTATATTTTGGATAATATTCCAGCCTTTCACTCTGCAAAAGAGCAGTTGAATAAAGCATCAAAGGGATACCAAGAGGAGCTTGATAAAATACACCAAGAGATTGAGAAGATGCGCTCAGAATTAAAAACAGAGTCCATCTTACTCACTCCAGATATGATTAAGAGGCGTAAGGATGTGATCATAACAAAACAGAAAAGTTACGAGAGTCTTCAGAAAAAGTATTTTGGTAAAGAAGGATCTATATTTAAGAAACGAAAATCATTGATAAAACCAATTCAAGATGATATCTTTAATGCATTGCAACGCATCGCCGAAGAGGGAAGTTATGCAATTATTATGGATAAAGCTTTGCAAGGAAATATCATTTTTTCCGATCCGAAGTATGATTTGAGTGATGTAGTACTTGAAAGACTTGGATATAAAAATTAA
- the bamA gene encoding outer membrane protein assembly factor BamA, giving the protein MRKKLLVFVIAFLGCLSTFAQLSDSTNFSIYYDTPKEYEIGGLQISGIKYLDTETLLQLSGLEVGETIMVPGEKVTNAIKKYWKQGLFSDVKITATKIVRGKIYFDIFLQERPRLSKVNFTGVSKGEREDIEEKVLLLKGSQVTDNSVNTAKRIIQSMMREKGFLNTEVAIIQRDDPDMKNYLILDIRVDKKEKVKIQDIFIEGNEALTDGVLERAMKKTKARKLKNFFSSKKFLEDKYKEDKINLINKYNEKGYRDAVIVSDTVVPNLEHSNRVDIKIEVEEGQKYFFRNIRWIGNTVYTSEQLANVLGIKTGDIFDQKLLEDRLRVEDDAVANQYMNNGYLFFNVTPVEVNVENDSIDFEMRIFEGRQATISKVIIKGNDKTNEHVARREIRTRPGMLFSREDIIRSVRELAQLQHFNPEKIVPTPIPHAEEGTVDIEYSLEEQSNSKVELSGGWGAGMFVGSLGLTFNNFSLRRLFSNDGWGGSILPSGDGQTLSVRAQTNGSYYQNYNFSFVEPWLGGKKPNSFSFNIYYSKQTSGDSNYNYYSGYNSYNSGYGNGYGGNPTDYEITSKMQVFGASIGLGHRLKWPDDFFTLYHEISYQRYSLDNWNGFLMQDGVSNNLTFKTLLRRSSVDSPLYPRSGSDFKLMFEFTLPYSLFSNKDWSDPNMKDSEKYKWIEYYKTEFSGDIYTPLSKNRKLVLRTKFEYGFLGYYNENLRSPFETYQVGGDGMSGYSYYGSSVIGMRGYRNNSLTPVTPENGRAAYIYNKYMMELRYPLTLSPSATIYGLAFAEAGNAWYDTTTYDPFNLKRSVGAGIRIFLPMIGQIGFDWGYGFDIPNTQRASDGGSQYHFVFGQTF; this is encoded by the coding sequence ATGCGAAAGAAGCTCTTAGTTTTTGTAATTGCCTTTTTGGGGTGTCTGTCCACGTTTGCACAGCTTTCAGATAGCACCAACTTTTCGATATATTATGATACACCTAAAGAATATGAGATTGGCGGATTGCAAATCTCAGGTATTAAGTATCTAGACACAGAAACCCTTTTACAACTTTCAGGACTAGAGGTTGGTGAAACCATCATGGTTCCAGGAGAGAAAGTAACCAATGCGATTAAGAAGTATTGGAAACAAGGACTTTTCTCAGATGTAAAAATTACCGCGACAAAGATTGTTCGAGGAAAGATCTATTTTGATATTTTTCTTCAAGAACGTCCACGTTTGTCAAAGGTTAACTTTACAGGAGTATCGAAAGGAGAACGAGAAGATATTGAAGAGAAAGTTCTTCTGCTAAAAGGTAGTCAGGTAACTGACAACAGTGTAAACACTGCAAAACGTATTATTCAATCAATGATGCGTGAAAAAGGTTTCCTCAATACTGAAGTTGCGATTATTCAACGTGATGATCCAGACATGAAAAATTACTTGATTCTAGATATCCGAGTGGATAAAAAGGAGAAAGTTAAAATTCAAGATATCTTTATTGAAGGAAACGAAGCTCTTACTGATGGAGTATTAGAGAGAGCAATGAAAAAGACAAAGGCTAGGAAGTTAAAGAACTTTTTCAGTTCTAAGAAATTCTTAGAAGATAAATACAAAGAGGATAAGATCAATTTGATCAATAAATACAATGAAAAGGGATATCGTGATGCGGTTATCGTTTCGGATACGGTAGTTCCTAATTTAGAGCACTCTAATCGTGTTGATATTAAGATTGAAGTTGAAGAGGGTCAAAAGTATTTCTTTAGAAATATTCGTTGGATAGGTAATACCGTTTATACTTCGGAGCAACTAGCCAATGTACTGGGTATTAAAACAGGAGATATTTTCGACCAAAAACTACTAGAAGATCGTCTACGTGTTGAAGATGATGCGGTAGCCAACCAATATATGAATAACGGTTATCTATTCTTCAACGTAACTCCTGTGGAGGTAAATGTAGAGAATGATTCGATTGACTTTGAGATGAGAATTTTTGAGGGTCGTCAAGCAACCATCAGCAAGGTGATCATTAAAGGTAATGACAAAACCAACGAGCACGTAGCACGAAGAGAGATACGTACCCGACCAGGTATGTTATTTAGTCGTGAAGACATCATTCGTTCGGTTCGTGAATTAGCACAGCTACAACATTTCAACCCTGAGAAGATTGTCCCTACTCCTATTCCTCATGCTGAAGAAGGAACAGTAGATATAGAATACTCATTGGAAGAGCAATCAAATAGTAAAGTGGAGCTTTCTGGAGGTTGGGGAGCTGGTATGTTTGTTGGATCATTAGGATTGACATTTAATAACTTCTCACTAAGAAGACTATTTAGTAATGATGGCTGGGGAGGATCTATTCTACCATCAGGAGATGGGCAAACACTAAGTGTTAGAGCACAGACCAATGGTTCGTATTATCAGAACTACAACTTCTCATTTGTTGAGCCGTGGTTGGGTGGTAAGAAGCCAAATTCGTTCTCTTTCAATATCTACTATTCGAAACAGACTAGTGGCGATTCAAACTACAACTACTATTCAGGATATAATAGTTATAATAGTGGTTATGGCAACGGTTATGGAGGTAATCCTACGGACTATGAAATCACATCTAAGATGCAGGTCTTTGGAGCTTCTATTGGATTGGGACACCGTTTAAAGTGGCCTGATGATTTCTTCACATTGTATCATGAAATCTCGTATCAAAGATATTCTCTAGATAACTGGAATGGGTTCCTTATGCAGGATGGAGTTTCAAATAATCTAACATTTAAGACTTTATTACGAAGAAGTTCGGTAGATAGTCCACTATATCCACGTAGTGGTTCAGACTTTAAATTGATGTTTGAATTTACCCTTCCATATTCTCTATTCTCGAACAAGGATTGGAGCGATCCAAATATGAAGGATAGTGAAAAATATAAATGGATTGAGTATTATAAGACAGAGTTTTCTGGAGATATCTATACTCCACTTTCAAAGAATCGTAAGCTAGTCTTACGAACTAAGTTCGAATATGGTTTCCTTGGATACTATAATGAAAACTTAAGATCACCATTTGAGACTTATCAAGTTGGTGGTGACGGAATGTCGGGATATAGCTATTATGGATCGAGTGTTATTGGAATGAGGGGTTATAGAAACAACTCACTAACACCTGTCACTCCAGAGAATGGTCGTGCAGCCTATATCTACAATAAATATATGATGGAGTTACGTTATCCATTAACATTATCGCCAAGTGCTACAATCTATGGTTTGGCATTTGCAGAGGCGGGTAATGCATGGTATGACACCACAACATATGATCCTTTCAACTTGAAACGATCAGTAGGTGCTGGTATTCGTATCTTCCTACCAATGATCGGTCAAATTGGATTTGATTGGGGTTATGGATTTGATATTCCAAATACACAGCGTGCATCAGATGGCGGAAGTCAATACCACTTTGTCTTCGGACAAACATTCTAA
- a CDS encoding tetratricopeptide repeat protein yields MKSNILLIRKRLIVVVALVILCLIANRSFAQFNTQQYFYHGRSKLHFQNYIGSIKDFNIVIRLESNNYEAYFFRAIAKQYLEDYYGAKQDLDKAIDIKPYYPLAFMQRGMVNHSLKNYEIALDDYNRAMELDVNNYSIYNNKGITEMALKDYKAAIKDYSHALKLNDRAINTYLNRSIAYQIVDSLDLAIKDCTSAIKIRPHYDHAYLIRGRIKLEKDDYAGAISDLNEAIRLKPRSSNAFFVRGLAKQQLGELDGALMDYNMAIQLDPNLASAYLNRGLIKQDRKQPDAQRDIQIASALDPRIAKFQQQLKEEEKRRANPWYYAISQKAKKKNQQKVNKNNPKVQTTPSSSATKSTSPDIIEQKKETIDPKNMDIAQKLERGKLRRQEDRTGAQPPLVVGDNGKVTLTTEQPTEGLVQNINVIIELSPNFDFTYFDKNHLDYSQMQYFSVEVDDLNEKNQQNPFLALTNHVQTSVFKYDEMQKYKEHIALFDALVATRQNPELFYLDRAILKNLSFEFEEAKDDFEQAKEYAPKDILTYFGAANNQVDMADYLRSIYKTQKNILINPIKEDGTNYSSYRHAIEDYKKLLRLNPKFHFAWFNMANTYIKLENYQEAIVHYNKSIEVYPAFAEAYFNRGLTKIYLKDIEGGALDLSKAGELGMIQAYNIIKRYCD; encoded by the coding sequence TTGAAATCAAATATACTCCTAATTCGTAAGAGATTAATTGTGGTCGTTGCATTAGTTATCCTATGTCTTATAGCCAATCGAAGTTTTGCTCAGTTTAATACCCAACAATATTTCTATCATGGAAGAAGTAAGCTTCATTTTCAAAATTATATAGGATCGATCAAAGATTTTAATATTGTTATTCGCCTAGAATCAAATAATTATGAAGCCTATTTTTTTAGAGCAATAGCAAAACAGTATCTTGAAGATTACTATGGGGCCAAACAGGACTTAGATAAAGCAATTGATATTAAACCATATTATCCTTTGGCATTTATGCAAAGAGGGATGGTAAATCACTCATTAAAGAATTATGAAATTGCTCTTGATGACTATAATCGAGCGATGGAACTTGATGTAAATAACTACTCTATTTACAATAATAAAGGTATAACTGAGATGGCTCTAAAAGATTATAAAGCTGCCATTAAAGACTATTCTCATGCCCTCAAATTGAATGATCGGGCAATCAATACCTATCTAAATCGTAGTATAGCTTACCAAATCGTAGATAGTTTAGATCTCGCTATTAAAGATTGTACTTCCGCAATTAAAATACGGCCTCATTACGATCATGCTTATCTTATTCGTGGGCGTATTAAATTAGAAAAAGATGACTATGCGGGGGCCATTAGTGACCTTAATGAGGCGATTAGACTTAAGCCTCGTTCATCAAATGCATTCTTTGTGAGAGGTCTTGCGAAACAACAACTCGGAGAACTTGATGGTGCTTTGATGGACTATAACATGGCAATTCAGCTTGACCCAAATTTGGCCTCTGCATATTTAAATAGAGGTCTGATAAAGCAAGATCGAAAACAACCAGATGCACAGCGTGATATTCAAATAGCTTCTGCTTTAGACCCTCGTATCGCCAAATTTCAACAACAGCTAAAAGAAGAGGAGAAGAGAAGGGCTAATCCATGGTATTATGCGATTAGTCAAAAAGCAAAAAAGAAGAACCAACAGAAGGTAAACAAAAATAATCCTAAGGTTCAAACAACTCCATCTTCTTCAGCGACGAAATCGACTTCTCCAGATATTATAGAACAGAAAAAAGAGACGATCGATCCTAAGAATATGGATATTGCTCAAAAATTAGAGCGTGGAAAACTTCGTAGGCAGGAAGATAGAACAGGGGCACAACCACCTCTTGTTGTTGGAGATAATGGGAAGGTAACATTAACTACTGAGCAGCCGACAGAAGGGCTTGTCCAAAATATTAATGTCATTATTGAACTAAGCCCGAACTTCGATTTTACTTATTTTGATAAAAATCACCTCGACTATTCTCAGATGCAATATTTTAGTGTTGAGGTCGATGACTTAAACGAGAAGAACCAGCAGAATCCATTCTTAGCCCTAACAAATCATGTGCAGACCTCTGTGTTTAAGTATGATGAGATGCAAAAGTATAAGGAGCATATTGCACTTTTCGATGCATTAGTTGCTACCAGGCAGAATCCAGAGTTGTTCTATTTAGATCGTGCGATATTAAAGAACCTATCCTTTGAGTTCGAAGAAGCCAAGGACGACTTTGAGCAAGCCAAAGAGTATGCGCCTAAAGATATACTTACCTACTTTGGTGCTGCAAATAACCAAGTGGATATGGCTGATTATCTTCGCTCTATTTACAAAACTCAGAAAAATATTCTGATCAATCCAATTAAGGAAGATGGAACAAACTATAGCAGTTATAGGCATGCCATTGAGGATTATAAGAAACTCTTGCGATTGAATCCTAAATTTCATTTTGCATGGTTTAATATGGCAAACACCTATATTAAATTAGAGAATTACCAAGAGGCAATAGTTCATTATAATAAATCAATAGAAGTATATCCAGCTTTTGCGGAGGCATATTTTAATCGTGGATTGACTAAAATCTATTTGAAAGATATCGAAGGCGGTGCTCTAGATTTAAGTAAAGCAGGTGAGCTTGGGATGATACAGGCTTATAATATTATTAAAAGGTACTGTGATTAA
- a CDS encoding NAD kinase, which translates to MSKKLKIAVFGKTVEEDFLKELEGISTFLRDEDIEVVGYGPFCEYLKDEIGQDLQPDKLFSTPSELDEDCDFFFSIGGDGTFLDGVALVRNSGIPMVGINHGRLGFLADIPKEELKAALMSIIKGDYRIETRSLLRVKSSDGCFRTFPFGLNDFTVHKQDSSQVIQIETYVDDEFLTTFWSDGLIVSTATGSTAYSLSVGGPVLAPNTGSLVITAIAPHHLTVRPLVVNEDAKIRLKITGRGERIMASIDARCFPAEIGSEFVIDKAPFVIKVLKLKNVTFYDTLRNKLMWGADKRN; encoded by the coding sequence ATGAGCAAGAAGCTTAAAATTGCTGTTTTTGGAAAGACAGTGGAAGAGGATTTTTTAAAAGAGTTAGAGGGCATTTCTACGTTTTTAAGAGATGAGGATATAGAAGTGGTAGGTTATGGTCCTTTCTGTGAATATCTTAAAGATGAAATTGGACAAGATCTACAACCTGACAAACTATTTAGCACTCCCAGTGAATTAGATGAAGATTGTGATTTCTTCTTTTCGATTGGAGGAGATGGCACGTTCTTAGATGGTGTCGCATTAGTAAGAAATTCGGGGATACCGATGGTAGGTATTAACCATGGGAGACTTGGATTCTTAGCAGATATCCCTAAAGAGGAGTTAAAGGCGGCATTAATGTCGATTATCAAAGGAGACTATCGCATAGAGACTCGCTCGTTATTAAGAGTCAAAAGTAGTGATGGATGTTTTCGCACATTTCCTTTTGGATTAAACGACTTTACTGTTCACAAACAGGATAGCTCACAAGTAATTCAAATAGAGACCTATGTAGATGATGAATTTCTTACAACATTTTGGTCTGATGGATTGATCGTATCCACAGCCACAGGATCGACAGCCTATTCTCTAAGTGTAGGAGGTCCAGTATTGGCACCCAACACAGGAAGTTTGGTGATTACCGCAATTGCACCCCATCATTTAACCGTTAGACCACTAGTTGTAAATGAAGATGCAAAGATTAGGTTAAAAATTACAGGTCGAGGAGAACGAATAATGGCTTCCATAGATGCACGATGTTTTCCAGCAGAAATAGGGAGCGAATTTGTCATAGATAAAGCTCCATTTGTTATCAAAGTGTTAAAGTTAAAGAACGTAACCTTTTATGATACGTTAAGAAATAAGCTTATGTGGGGTGCGGACAAAAGAAATTGA
- a CDS encoding DUF6089 family protein, which produces MIRIRGLILLLGMLWMGSCIGQNKNTIDVGGFLSTNYLLGDVNSNSIFSAQRPKFGIAARYNMKDRYTLQGHFGVGFLYDQGTIDPNIARMGLDNTSTGAYEYNRYYYEIGASWDFNWKPFVVESRFNHFTFFTGLGFNFLYFPENGHGPQNVGYVFSPAIDGEQSVFTVGVPFKLGGKWRLSNYRSISVSFIAQKLFSDAADNIDDPYKILSEAYPTSFKANDALHNNDWIFELKVSLFFQVYHGCRACPGFN; this is translated from the coding sequence ATGATTAGAATTCGTGGTTTAATACTTTTATTAGGAATGCTGTGGATGGGCAGTTGTATAGGGCAGAATAAAAACACTATTGATGTAGGAGGTTTTTTATCCACAAACTATTTGTTAGGGGATGTTAATTCCAATTCAATATTTTCAGCTCAACGGCCAAAATTCGGAATAGCAGCACGATATAATATGAAAGATCGTTACACACTTCAAGGTCACTTTGGAGTGGGGTTCTTATATGACCAAGGAACGATTGATCCAAATATCGCCAGGATGGGACTTGACAATACGAGTACGGGAGCATATGAATATAACCGTTACTATTATGAAATTGGTGCATCTTGGGATTTCAATTGGAAACCTTTTGTAGTTGAGAGTCGTTTTAATCATTTCACATTCTTTACAGGACTAGGTTTTAATTTTCTATATTTTCCTGAAAATGGACATGGTCCACAAAATGTGGGTTATGTATTCTCTCCAGCTATTGATGGTGAACAATCGGTCTTTACCGTTGGTGTTCCATTTAAGTTAGGAGGAAAATGGAGATTATCAAATTATCGCAGTATTAGTGTTTCATTCATAGCACAAAAACTATTTAGTGATGCTGCGGACAATATTGATGACCCATATAAGATTTTATCAGAAGCATATCCGACATCGTTTAAGGCAAACGATGCATTACATAATAATGATTGGATTTTTGAGTTGAAAGTTTCACTCTTTTTTCAAGTATACCACGGGTGCAGAGCATGTCCCGGTTTTAATTAA